CGAAGTCAGCGCGATCGGTAGTGCCAATCTGGACAACCGTTCGTTCCGACTCAATTTCGAGATCACCCTGCTCACCGTCGACCGCGCATTCGCCGATCAGGTCGAATCCATGTTGATGGCCGACTTCGAGCAATCCAGGGAAATTACTGCAGAGGACAGCCGGGACACTCACCGTCTCCAACAGCTGGGGATGCGCATCGCCCGGCTGATTTCGCCGATCCTGTAATGCGAAGGGGCCGCAAGTGCGGCCCCCCTCTCCATGCCTATCAGCGATACAAATCTTCTCGCGTCCAGGGCAAGTCGTGGTGCCCATCCGCGTATGGCTTGACCGCCAGTATCTGATGCAAGTTGATCCACCCCTTCTGGAACGCATAGGCACAGCCGGCCAGGTAGAGCCTCCAGATGCGCAAGGTTTTCTCTGGTACCAGCGCAGCCGCCTTGTGCAGTTGGTTCTCCAGGTTCTCGCTCCAGTGGTGCAAGGTCTTGGCGTAATGCAGGCGCAGGCTCTCCACGTCCACCACCTCCAGGCCGGCCTCACAGATGTTCGCGCTGATCATCGACAGGTGTGGCAATTCACCGTTGGGGAAGACATAACGGTCGATAAAGTCACCCGCACCTCGTCCGACAGGGCGACCATCCACATGCTTTGCCGTGATGCCATGGTTCATCACCAGGCCACCCTCACGCACGGCACCAAACAGCTTCTGGCAATACAGCGCCAGGTTGGCATGCCCGACATGCTCGAACATGCCCACGCTGACCACCTTGTCGAAGCGGCCATCCTGAGGCAGGTCGCGATAGTCGAGGATCTGCAGGTCGACCTTGTCGGCCAGGCCCTCGGCCTTGACCCGCTGCCTGCCCAGCTTGAGCTGCTCCTTGCTCAGAGTGATGCCGAACACCTTGG
The Pseudomonas sp. KU43P genome window above contains:
- the cfaB gene encoding C17 cyclopropane fatty acid synthase CfaB, producing the protein MLAQLPPVLQRLHLPLRLKLWDGNQFDLGPSPQVTILVKEPQLISQLTHPSMDKLGTAFVEGKLELEGDIGEAIRVCDELSEALLTDEEEVLPQRVAHDKRTDAKSISYHYDVSNAFYQLWLDQDMAYSCAYFREPDNTLDQAQQDKFDHLCRKLRLQAGDYLLDVGCGWGGLSRFAAREYGAKVFGITLSKEQLKLGRQRVKAEGLADKVDLQILDYRDLPQDGRFDKVVSVGMFEHVGHANLALYCQKLFGAVREGGLVMNHGITAKHVDGRPVGRGAGDFIDRYVFPNGELPHLSMISANICEAGLEVVDVESLRLHYAKTLHHWSENLENQLHKAAALVPEKTLRIWRLYLAGCAYAFQKGWINLHQILAVKPYADGHHDLPWTREDLYR